The sequence GGCACGAACTCGACACGGTGCTGCTGCAATGCGCTGAGGCGGCCTCGGCGAAAGTCCTGCCGGGCTGCGCGGCCCTGGAGGTCAGCCGGGAGGGCGAGGTGATGTCGGTCGCCGCGCGCGGGCCAGGCGGCGACTTCACCCTGCGCGCGCGGCTGGTGATCGGCGCCGACGGCGTAGAATCGACGGTCGCGCGCTGCGCCGGGCTGCGCCGCGTGGATCGACGCCATATCGGCATCTCTCAGCGCGCCTATGTGGAGGGCGTCGAGGTCGACGGCGGCGAGGCCAGCATCTGGTTCGACGAGGACCAGGTGCCCGGCTACGGCTGGATGTTCCCCATGCCCGGCGGGCGGGCCAATGTCGGCGTCGGCATGCTGAGCGAGAGCTGCCATCGCTACGATCTTTCGGTCCCGCAGGCGTTCGCCGAGAGCATCCAACGGCTGCGCCTGCGCCATCCGGGCTGCGCCAGGGCGCGCCTGGCCAGCCGGCCGATCGGCGGGGTGGTCAAGATGTACGGCGGCATTGACCGCAACCACTTCGACGGCGGCCTGCTGATCGGCGATGCGGGTTCGTTCGTGGACCCGATGACCGGTGAAGGCATCACTCAGGGCATGGAGTCCGCGCTGATCGCCAGCCGCACGGTGATCGACGCGCTCGGGAAGGGCCGGTTCGACGCGGTGACCCTCTCGCGGTTCGAGCAGGACTATCGGGCCTATTTCGACCCGTCGATGCTCTATCTGGGCCTTTGCGCGGTGATGATGCGCAACTGGCATTTCCGCAAATTCTGGTGGCTTTCGACCCTGAAAGGCTTCGAGAAGGCTCAGAACGACCCGGCGTTTGCGGGCGTGGCGGGATCGGCCTTCGGCGGGCTGAACCTTCAGCCCCAGCGCATCGTCGGCCAGATCTGGTCGAGCATCTTCGCCCACATCTTCCAGGGCGGGGCGCGAGCGCTGAACGACCTCATGAGCGGCCGGGGCCTCCGCAGCAGCGGCCTGGCGGGCGATGTCGAAGCCTGGGAACAGGCCTGGAAGGCCTCGCTTGAGGACGACCCCGCCTGGCACTTCTCCTGGCTGGCCGATGTGGCCAGGACATTGGCCAGGGCGCTTCCGTCCCTGACGACCAACACCAGCCCCCGGGTCGCGGGCCTCTTCTTGCCCGACAGCGACCTGGTTTCGCTCGCATAGGAGGCCATCCATGCCAGCCGCCGCTACGAACCTTTCAACCACCCCTCCCGCAGCAAAGCCGCACGTCGCGATCGTCGGGGGCGGGATAGCCGGGCTCACCTGCGCCCTTAGGCTAGTCAGGAGCGGTTGCCGGGTCACGCTCTACGAAGCCACGGACCGCCTGGGCGGCAACATCTCCTCGGCCGGGCGGCCCGGCGGGCCGTATCAGGACGTCTATCCGCACATCTTTCCCGACTGGTACGCCAATTTGTGGGATCTGCTCGAGGTCGAGCTGGGCATGCGCCGCGAGGATCACTTCGCCGCGCGCTGGGGTGTGAAGGTGCTGGACAAGCCCCAGGCGGGACCCTCCGCGACCGAGCCCCCGGCCTTCATGGACATGGTCTACAGGCCGACCCCGGAATCTCTGATCACGACCATGAAGTCCGGCGTCGTCTCGGTGCCGGACATGTTCCTGTTCGCCTTCCTGACGCTCGACCTGGCCTCGCAACCGCCGGACCCGACCGACACGGACATGCTCTGCCAGCTCGACGTCAACGGCTTCTTCTACTCGCGGGGGTATTCGACCGACGCCATAGCTGCGCTGCAGGACTACATCATCTCGGTGATCTGGTCGGCCCCCAGCAACATGACCTCGGCCAAGGTCTACAAGCAGTTCATCAAGCACCAGCTATCCTCGCTGGGGCCCAACGTTCCCTATTCCTGGATGCTGCGCGGCAGCCTGCACGAGAAGATCATCGCGCCCATCGAGCAGAAGCTGCTCGAAAGCGGGGCCTGCGAGATCCGCAAGGGCGTCAAGGTCCGGTCGGTCGAGGTGCAGCCGGACGGAACGCCGAAGATGCTGCTGGAAGAAGCGACCGGCGAAGGCGCATCGCGCGAGCCGGTCCAGGCGCCGCCTGCGGACTATGTGGTGATGGCCGTTCCGGCCATGACCCTTTCCGAGATGGTTATGGCGGGCCAGCAGGGGCAGCGTCTGGTGGACAAGGTCCCGGACCTGGCCCAGCTGCGCCGCGTCTGGGGCGAGGCCATTCCTGTGGTCAATCTCTACTTCAAGCGCAAACTGCCTTTCGTGCCGCAAGAGATCATCGGGCTGCGCGGCTCGGGCTACGATCTGACCGTCCTCGACATCTCCCAGCTCTGGGATCGCAAGCCGAACGAGCCCGATGTGACGGTGCTGGTGCTGGCGGCGTCGAACGCCTACGCCATCCCCTCGCCGCTGGTGCGCCAGCAGGGCTATCTGATGATCAAACGGCTGCGGGATTATCTGTGGTTCAATCTGGGTGAGGCCTGGGGCGCGGACGACGACATCGACTGGGAACGCACCTCGGTCCGCGCCAACGAACGCCACCTCCTCTTCGTCAACGACGTCGGCAGCCGGCTGTGGCGGCCCAAGACCCGCTATGACGCCCTGCCGCGGGTATTCTTCGCCGGCGACGTCTGCCAGACCGACGTCGACATGGCCACGGTCGAGGCCGCTGTGCAGAGCGGCGTGATGGCGGCGGCGGCGATCCAGCAAGCGGACAAGGCGTCGCCGGGCGGCCCGCGAATGGCCGCTGATCCGATCGCCCTCGCGCCGCACAAGGTTCTCTCCGACGCCACCTTCCTGGCCGCCAAGCTCGCCCTGCTGCCGCTGGCCTATGGCGCGTCGGCCTGGTCCGCCTTCAGCGGAGGCCAGGCGGCGCCCCCGTCGGCGGATGGGAGCCCGCCAGCCTATTCGCCGGGGAAACGCGCCCTTCTGCTGCCGTTCGACTACGCGGTGGACTGGTGGCGGACCGTCTATTGGCTCCAGCGGGCGCTCCTGAAGGGCGCCAAGGACGGTTCGGTCGAAGGCGTCGATCCCGCCGACGCCCCTATGGGCCTGGGGGTGGGAGGCCTGTGGGCGACTGGCCGCCAGCCGCTTTCCGCGCCCGCTCCGGCCACCGCCCCACCCGGGCCTTCGCCGTCACCGCGAGCCTCGGTCTCGCGAAGCCTGCTCGCGGCCGCCGCCGTGCTGGCGGGGCAGACCGCCGCCATGCTCGAGCGCGCGGCGGCGGGCCGCAAGGGCGGCGCCGATGCCTGAGGCCGCAGCCGCTCCCTCAGATGCTCCCAGTGTCGCCGTCGTCGGCGCCGGCCTCGCCGGACTGACCGCGGCCCTGAACCTTTCGCGCCGCGGGTTCAACGTAACCGTCTACGAGTCCAAGCCCACAGTCGGCGGCAACCTGTCGTCTCAGACGGTGGATGGCGTGCGCCACGACGTCTATCCGCACATGTTCTGCGACTGGTATTCCAACTTCTGGCGCCTGTTCGAACAGGACCTGGGCCTCTCGCGCGCCGAGCACTTCGACCCCCGTATGGGCGTGCGGTTGCTGGACAAGGACTCCGATCAGCTTCTCGCGCTTGAGAACGCCACGACGCTCGAGGCGGTGGTCAACAACCTCAAGTCCGGCGTGCTGCCGCCGCCCGAGATGTTCCTGCTCGGCTTTTCGATGCTGGACCTGGCCTCGCACGCCTTCCACCGGACAAAAGACGACCAGATCCAGCGGCTGGACGTGAACGGCTTCATCTATTCCCGCGCCTACGCCACCGAGGGCGTCGCGCGGCTGCAGAACTACATGTTGTCCCTTATCTGGTCGGTGCAGAGCGACGAGACGGCCGCCGCCTCCTACCAGGACTTCATCAAGCACACCCTGACCTTCCCCCACCCGACGCCGTTCTGCTGGATGCTGAAAGGCAGCCTGTACGACAAGATCATCCGCCCTCTCGAGAGCCGCCTCGGCTGCGAGATCCGGCGCGGCCAGACCGTACAGATGATCGAACTGGTGGAGGGCAAGCCGCAGCTCACCGTCACCCCTGCCGTCCCCGCGAAGGGCCGGCGCAAACCAACGACCGAACTCGTCCAGCCGGATCATATGGTCCTGGCCGTCCCAGGCCCCGCCCTGGCGGGCCTGGTCATGAACGGCGCGCCGGGGCGGCGGATCGTCGACCAGCTTCCTGGACTCGCCGGGCTGCAACGCTTCCGCAGCGTGGCCATCCCGGTGGTCGACCTCTATTTCAAGCGCAAGCTCGAGGGCGTCCCCAAGGAACAGATCGGCCTGGCCGGATCGGACTACGACCTCAGCGTCCTCGACATCTCGCAGCTATGGACCGGCGATCCCCAGATGGAGGGGCGCACCGCCCTGGTGCTCGCCGCCTCGAACGGCGACGCCCTGCCCTCGCTCGATCCGCAGGAGCGCGGGTTCCTGATGATCAAGCGGCTGCACGACTTCATGCCGCTGTTCGAGCCGGGCGCTCATTGGGGGGATCCGGCCAGCGATATCTGCTGGGAGATGACCCACTACCGCTCGAACGACGAGCACCGGCTGTTCATCAACGACGTCGGCAGCTGGGAATGGCGGCCTCAGGCGGCCTATCCGGGTCAGCTCCCAAACGTCTTCTTCGCCGGCGACTTCTGCCAGACGGACGTGGACATGGCGACCGTCGAAGCGGCGGTGGAGAGCGGGCTTCTGGCGGCGCAGGCGCTCCAGGCCCAGGACGCCGTCGGGCGGCCCGCCCCGCGCGGCGAACCGATCACCCTCGTCGGGCACGAGACCTATGGCGACACCACCTTCCTGGCCGCCAAGCTGGCCCTGCTCCCGTTCGCCTATGCCGCCACCGCCTGGTCGGCGCTCTCGGACAACGGGCGCCACGACTCGGCCATGCTGCCCGCCGACGCCTATTCGCCGTCGACCGCCGTCGCCGCCTTGCCGCTCGCCTTCGCCCTGGACTGGTGGAAGACCGCCTACTGGCTGGGCCGGAAAGTCGTGCGCGACATCGGCAAGCTGGAAGGGGCGGCCATGACCACCGCCGGGGCGCAAGCCGCCAAGCCCGCTTCGTCCGATGCGGCGCTCCAGTTCGGCTCAGCGGCGCTGAACAGGTTGGGCGACGCCCTGCAGGCGCTTTCCGAGCAGCAGCCGACCCGCGGCGAACCCCGAAGCGGATCGCAATTTGCGTCGTCGCTCTCCGGCTTCACGACCCAGCTGCTGAAAACAGCGCGTGCCGCCTATGAGGCGGCGCAAACGGCCGCGCAACAGGGGGCGCCGCCGGACGAGCCGCATCGCCGGCGCTGGCGCGCGAAACCTTAGGCCAGGGCGAATTTCGCCGGAGAAAGGGAGGGGAATGTCAGAGTCGACGACAGCCGACATCATAGCCGAGCTGGGCTTCCAGGCCGAGATCGCGCAGCTCCAGGCGATCATCGACGGGTGGGTCGACAGGGCCAGCCGCGAGGTGCGCTCGGCGCTGGAGTGGCAGTTCCAGGCCCGCTCCAAATACTTTCGGCCGCTGACGGTGTTCAGCTGTCACCGCGCCGTGTGGAACGCACCAATCCCCGAGGCCACCATCCGCTCGGCCGCCGTGCTGGAGATGATGCACAACGTC is a genomic window of Phenylobacterium montanum containing:
- a CDS encoding NAD(P)/FAD-dependent oxidoreductase, encoding MSDIYDAIVVGGGPAGSAMGWSLARHGVKVAILERAVFPREKVCGDFVEPAGLRILKAMGCEPALDAPARLPITTNRVYFGPRLAYRGDIPYYEGGNGLPQHGYIIPRHELDTVLLQCAEAASAKVLPGCAALEVSREGEVMSVAARGPGGDFTLRARLVIGADGVESTVARCAGLRRVDRRHIGISQRAYVEGVEVDGGEASIWFDEDQVPGYGWMFPMPGGRANVGVGMLSESCHRYDLSVPQAFAESIQRLRLRHPGCARARLASRPIGGVVKMYGGIDRNHFDGGLLIGDAGSFVDPMTGEGITQGMESALIASRTVIDALGKGRFDAVTLSRFEQDYRAYFDPSMLYLGLCAVMMRNWHFRKFWWLSTLKGFEKAQNDPAFAGVAGSAFGGLNLQPQRIVGQIWSSIFAHIFQGGARALNDLMSGRGLRSSGLAGDVEAWEQAWKASLEDDPAWHFSWLADVARTLARALPSLTTNTSPRVAGLFLPDSDLVSLA
- a CDS encoding FAD-dependent oxidoreductase; translated protein: MPAAATNLSTTPPAAKPHVAIVGGGIAGLTCALRLVRSGCRVTLYEATDRLGGNISSAGRPGGPYQDVYPHIFPDWYANLWDLLEVELGMRREDHFAARWGVKVLDKPQAGPSATEPPAFMDMVYRPTPESLITTMKSGVVSVPDMFLFAFLTLDLASQPPDPTDTDMLCQLDVNGFFYSRGYSTDAIAALQDYIISVIWSAPSNMTSAKVYKQFIKHQLSSLGPNVPYSWMLRGSLHEKIIAPIEQKLLESGACEIRKGVKVRSVEVQPDGTPKMLLEEATGEGASREPVQAPPADYVVMAVPAMTLSEMVMAGQQGQRLVDKVPDLAQLRRVWGEAIPVVNLYFKRKLPFVPQEIIGLRGSGYDLTVLDISQLWDRKPNEPDVTVLVLAASNAYAIPSPLVRQQGYLMIKRLRDYLWFNLGEAWGADDDIDWERTSVRANERHLLFVNDVGSRLWRPKTRYDALPRVFFAGDVCQTDVDMATVEAAVQSGVMAAAAIQQADKASPGGPRMAADPIALAPHKVLSDATFLAAKLALLPLAYGASAWSAFSGGQAAPPSADGSPPAYSPGKRALLLPFDYAVDWWRTVYWLQRALLKGAKDGSVEGVDPADAPMGLGVGGLWATGRQPLSAPAPATAPPGPSPSPRASVSRSLLAAAAVLAGQTAAMLERAAAGRKGGADA
- a CDS encoding NAD(P)/FAD-dependent oxidoreductase: MPEAAAAPSDAPSVAVVGAGLAGLTAALNLSRRGFNVTVYESKPTVGGNLSSQTVDGVRHDVYPHMFCDWYSNFWRLFEQDLGLSRAEHFDPRMGVRLLDKDSDQLLALENATTLEAVVNNLKSGVLPPPEMFLLGFSMLDLASHAFHRTKDDQIQRLDVNGFIYSRAYATEGVARLQNYMLSLIWSVQSDETAAASYQDFIKHTLTFPHPTPFCWMLKGSLYDKIIRPLESRLGCEIRRGQTVQMIELVEGKPQLTVTPAVPAKGRRKPTTELVQPDHMVLAVPGPALAGLVMNGAPGRRIVDQLPGLAGLQRFRSVAIPVVDLYFKRKLEGVPKEQIGLAGSDYDLSVLDISQLWTGDPQMEGRTALVLAASNGDALPSLDPQERGFLMIKRLHDFMPLFEPGAHWGDPASDICWEMTHYRSNDEHRLFINDVGSWEWRPQAAYPGQLPNVFFAGDFCQTDVDMATVEAAVESGLLAAQALQAQDAVGRPAPRGEPITLVGHETYGDTTFLAAKLALLPFAYAATAWSALSDNGRHDSAMLPADAYSPSTAVAALPLAFALDWWKTAYWLGRKVVRDIGKLEGAAMTTAGAQAAKPASSDAALQFGSAALNRLGDALQALSEQQPTRGEPRSGSQFASSLSGFTTQLLKTARAAYEAAQTAAQQGAPPDEPHRRRWRAKP